A stretch of DNA from Pseudonocardia hierapolitana:
TCCGGTGCGACGTCGAGCAGGTAGCCGGGCGGGCGGGAGACGACGAGCTGCCGCGCGCCGGGCTCTGCGTCGTCCAGCGCGGCGCGGAGCTGGGACACCCTGGTCTGCAGTGCGGCCGCGGGGTTCGCGGGCAGCCGGTCGCCCCACAGGCGGTCGATCAGCTGGTCGGCTGGCACCACGCGGCCCGCGTCGACCGCCAGCTGGGCGAGCAGCGACCTGACCTTCAGCTCGGGAACGCGGACCGGGCGGCCATCGGCCGTCCACACCGCGAGCGGGCCGAGCACCCCGAAACGCACGATCGGACCGTACCCGAATGCGACCCGAAGTCGGTCCGAACGATTCCTGGAGCCGCACCGGCCACCGTGGGTTCCGAACGGGCGGACCAACCGCCCGAACGGTTCGAGCGAGGGAAAGAATCACGATGTCTGTCGAAGTCGGTGACCGGGCCGGGACCAGGGAATGGCTCGGCCTCACGGTGCTGCTGCTGCCGACCGCGCTGCTGTTCGTCGCCCAGACCGTTCTGTTCCTGGCCACTCCGCACATCGCCGCCGACCTGCGGCCGAGCAGTGACCAGCTGCTGTGGGTCAACGACGTGTACGGGTTCGCGATGGCCGGGCTCCTGGTGGCCATGGGCACCATCGGGGACCGGGTCGGCCGCCGGCGGGTGCTGCTGCTCGGCGCGGTCGTGTTCGGCGTGGGCTCGGTGGTGGCCGCGTTCGCGCCGAGCATCGGGGTGCTGATCGCGGCGCGCGCGTTGATGGGTGTCGGCGCGGCGGCCGTGATGCCGTCGACGTTGTCGCTGGTCCCCAACATGTTCAAGGACCCGCGGCAGCGGGCGACGGCGGTCGGGATGTGGGCAGCATCGGTGTCGGTCGGCGTCGCGATCGGCCCGCTGCTCGGCGGGCTGCTTCTGGAGTCGTTCTGGTGGGGCGCTGCGCTGCTGATCGGCGTGCCGGTGATGGCGCTGGTCGTGATCCTGGCGCCGCTGCTGGTGGCGGAGTACAAGGCGCCGGACGCTGCCGGGCAGCGGATGCCGGACGTGCTGAGCGTGCTGCTGTCCATGGCCGCGCTGCTGCCGTTCGTCTATGGGATCAAGGACTACGCCAAGTCGGGGCTGACCGTGACGGCGGTGGTGACGACGCTGGTCGGGATCGCGTTCGGGGTCGTGTTCGTCCGCCGGCAGCTCGGCCTGGACACCCCTCTGCTCGACGTGCGGCTGTTCCGGAACCGCTCGTTCAGCGGCGCGTTGGGCGTGTGGCTGCTGTCCGCCATCGCACTCGGCGGCATCTACCTGCTGTTCACCCAGTACCTCCAGCAGGTGGCCGGGCTGTCGCCGCTGGCGGCCGGACTGTGGATCCTGCCCGCGGCGCTGATGCTGGTGGTGGTGTCGACGGTGTCGCCGATCGTGGCGCGCAAGGTGCGGCCAGCGTACGTGGTGGCGGTCGGTGCGCTGTTCTCGATGGCCGGGTACGTCCTTCTGACGCAGGTCGACAGCGTGGCCGGGCTCCCGCTGCTGATCACCGGGTTCTACCTGCTCTACCCGGGCATCGCGCCGACGATGGCGTTGACCACCGAGCTGGTGATGTCGGCCACGCCGCCGGAGAAGCAGGGCGCCGCGTCGGCGGTCAGCTCCACGTCCATCGACCTGGGCGTCTCGCTCGGCATCGCCGTGATGGGCAGCATCGGCACGGCCGTCTACCACGCCACGGTGCCGTCCGGCCTGCCCGCCCAGGCCGCGGACTCGCTGTCGGGCGCGCTGAACGAGGCTTCGACGATGTCCGGCGACGCGGCGCAGTCGTTGGTGGCAACGGCGCGGGAGGCGTTCACCAGCGGGCTCAACGTCGCCGGGGTGGTGGCGGCGGTGCTGGTCGCAGGCGCGGCCCTGCTCGCGGTCACCCTGCTGCGACACGTGCCGCCGGCCTCCGTACCGGCGAACGAGCCCGATGGCGCGGCCACCGTGAGCGCCTGATCATCCACCTCGTGCCGGGGACGGGAGCCTTCCCGTCCCCGGCACGACGCTTCCGGCTGGTTGTCCCCCGTGCGAGCTACCCAGAAGTACCCCCTCCATGGTGACGATCATGCGCCCGCGGAGCCATACCGTCCTGACCACGCCGCGCGCCCCGGTCGCGGCCCTCGGACAAGGACCCCCATGCGACTGGTCATCCAGCTCGCCGTCGTCGCGGCAATCGCCCTCGCCGGCAGCACCCTCGTCAGCGCCGTGGCGTCAAACCCGCCACTCACCCTGATCGTCGGCCTCGTCACCGCCGCAGCGGCGCTGCTGGGCTACAGGTGGGTCGTGCGTCGCACCGAGCACCGCGCAACCGACGAGCTGTCCCGCACCGGCGCCGTTTCCGCACTCGCCCGCGGCACCCTGATCGGCGTCGGCTTGTTCGCCTCGGTCATCCTCAACATCGCCTTCCTCGACGGCTACCGGGTCCTCGGCTGGGGATCCCCGGCCGGCGCCATCGCGCTGGTCGGGTTCATGGCCGCTGCCGCTGTCACCGAGGAGCTGATCTTCCGCGGCATCCTGTTCCGCATCATCGAGCAGTGGACGGGCACCTGGACCGCGCTCGTCCTCACCGCTGCACTGTTCGGCCTGTCCCACCTGTTCAACCCGCACGCCACCGTCTGGGGCGCGCTCGCCATCGCCGTCGAGGCCGGCGCGATGCTCGCCGCCGCGTACGCCGCCACCCGCACGCTGTGGTTCCCCATCGGCCTGCACTTCGGCTGGAACTGCGCGGCAGGCGCCATCTTCAGCACCGAGGTGTCCGGCAACGACACCCCCGACGGCCTGCTGCACGCCGTCATGAACGGGCCAACGGCACTCACCGGTGGCGAGTTCGGACCCGAAGGCAGCGTCTACGCCGTCCTGTTCGCCACCGTCCTCACCGTCGTGTTCCTGTGGCTGGCCCACCGCCGCGGCCGCATCGTGTCTCGCCGCGAGGCCCGCACCGCTCCGCGCACTACGCTCGCCCCGTGATCGACACCGGGCACCTCGCGCAGCGGTGGCGGCGGTTGCCCGTCCCGCTGCGGGACGCGCCGCTCGCGCTGCTGCTCGCCGCCGCGGCGCTGGTGCCGGAAGTCAACAGCAACGGCACGCAGATCGGCGGCCTGCCGACGCGCCCGATGGACCTGCTGACCGTCGCGGTGGTCGCCCTCGAGTGCCTCCCGCTGGTGGTGCGCCGCCGCTGGCCGGCCCTCAGCCTCGCGCTGGTGTTCCTCGGCTTCGCGGCCGACCAGGTCCTCGGCTACCACACGGTCGCCGGGACCGCGCTGCCCATCGCGCTGCTGAGCACGGCAGCGCACCTGGAGCACCATCGCCGCACCACCGCGGTCCTGGCGTCCGCCGCGTACGTGCTGATGGTGATCGCGCTGACCCTGCGTGGCGCACCCGAGGGCGTACTCGGCTACGTCACCTTCTACCTGGCACTGGCCCTCGCCTGGGGCGCCGGGGTGTGGCTGCGGCAGTCGCGGGTCGCCGAGGTCGAGCGCCGGCTCCACGTCGCCGACGCCGCCCGCGCCACCGAGCGCACCCGCATCGCCGGCGAGCTGCACGACGTCGTGACCCATCACGTGACTGCGATGGTGGTGCAGGCCGAGGCGGCGCGCTACCTCACCGCCCAGCCCGACCGCCTCGACCAGACCCTGACGATCGTCACCGAGACCGGCCGGAAGGCCATCTCCGATCTGCGGCACCTGCTCGACCTGCTCGACCCCGACCAAGGCCCGCGGGCGCGCACGCCGACCGTCGGCGAGCTGCACGACCTCGTGGAGCAGACCCGCCGGGCCGGTCAGCCCGTCGAGTTCACCGAGGAGGGGCGCCCGCCTGCGGGTATCGGCAGCGCCGAGATGATCGTCTACCGGGTGGTGCAGGAGTCGCTGACCAACGCCCTCAAGCACGCCCACGGCAGCAGCACCACCGTCGACGTGCGGCACGGCGAGGGGGAGATCGCGGTCGAGATCGGGACCGACGGCACGGGATCGGCGGTCGCGTCGCCGGGCGGGAGCGGGCGCGGCCTCGCCGGACTCCGCGAACGGGTCGGGGTGCTCGGTGGCGAGTTCAGCGCAGGCCACCGCGACGGCGGCGGGTTCGTGGTGCGGGCGCGCATCCCCGTGCAGAGCACTTCGTGACCGCACCGGTGCGCGTCCTGGTCTGCGACGACCAGGCGCTGATCCGCACCGGGTTCGCGACCATCATCGACGCGCAGCCCGATCTCGAGGTGGTCGGCGAGTGCGGCGACGGCCGCGCCGCGGTCGAGCTCGCCGGCCGGCTGCACCCCGACGTCGTGGTGATGGACGTGCGGATGCCGGTCCTCGACGGGATCGAGGCGACCCGCCTGCTCGCCGGCGCCGGCGTGGCGAGTCCGGTGAAGGTGCTCGTGGTGACGACGTTCAACCTGGACGAGTACGTGTACGAGGCGCTGCGCGCCGGGGCGAGCGGCTTCCTCCTGAAGGACGCCCCACCGGCGCAGCTGCTGCACGGAATCCGCACCGTCGCCTCGGGCGCCGCGTTGCTGGCCCCCGAGGTGACCCGGCAGCTCGTCGGCCGCTACGCCGCTCGGATCCGGCCGCAGGAGAGCGCGCCGGACGACGTTCCGCTCACCCCGCGCGAGCTGGAGGTGCTGCGCCTCATCGCGGACGGGCGCTCCAACAGCGAGATCGCCGCGACGCTCGTGATCAGCCAGGAGACGGTCAAGACATACGTCTCGCGCATCCTCACCAAGCTCGACCTGCGCGACCGGGTGCAGGCGGTCGTCTACGCCTACCGCCGAGGGCTCGTCACCTGACTCGTGTCGGAGCCGGGGATGGAGATCGTCGGGAATTCGTCAGGCGGCGGAGATGTCACTGCGCCACACGGCCGCGAGTAGGGCCCGGCCCGCATCGGTGTCTCCTTGCAGGCGTACCCGCCCGGCGGCGACGGCGGCGTCCACGTCGTCTTCTCCTGCCATCAGCGCCGATCGTCGGCGGCCTTCTCCTGCTGGTGGCGTTCGTGCTCTGGGAGAAGCGCGTGCCGCATGCGATGCTGCCGATGGCCCACTTCCGCAGCCGCGGCTTCACCATCGCCAACGTCTCGGCCTTCTTCCAGCACTTCGCGCTGATCGGCGCGCTGTTCATGCTGGCGCAGATGTTCCAGGAGGGCCTCGGCAACGACCCGATGGGCACCGGCCTGCGACTGCGCCGGGGATCGGAATCAGCGGGCGACCGCTCGGGGGGCGACGGCGGTGTCGAGGAACGCGGCGACGACGTCGTGCACGACGTCCCGGTCGTGCTCGTTGAGAACGTCGTGCAGGTCGCCGGGGAAGGTCCGCACGGTCGCGCGCGGGAGCCGGCGGGCGACGGCGTGGGCGTCGGCGACGGGGACGATGGGATCGGCCTCGCCGTGGACGAGCAGGACCGGCACGTCGGGCCGGCCGGCTGCGAGCCCGGCGTCGATCTCCGGCCACGTGGCCCGCAACGCCAGCAGCATCTCGCGGCGGAAGCCGCCCTTCCAGGTCAGCGGGTCGTGCAGCAGGGCGTGCACGTAGTCCGGGTGCGTGCTCAGGAACTCCGGCGGCTCCCCCGACTCGGTCTCGTCGCGGCCGAGAGCCAGCTCGGCGTCGACCCACTCCAGCGGGCTCACCGGGGCGCCGGACAGCACCAGCGCGTCCGCGAGTTCGGCGGAGCGGAGCGCGAGCAGCGTCGCTGCGACCGCGCCGCCGGAGTGTCCGATCACCACCAGCGGCGTCCCGGGATGCTGCTCGCGGGCCAGCGCGGCGAGGTGCCGGGCGTCGTCGACGAGGTGGTCCCACGACTCGATCACGGCGCGGGCGCCGTCGCTGCGGCCGTGGCCGACCACGTCGAACGCGTGCACGGCGTGGCCGTCCGCGGCGAGGCGGCGGGCGAGCGCGTCGTAGAGCCCGAGGTGCTCGCCGTAGCCGTGGATCAGGACGACGGTGGTGCGGGCGGGGCCGTCCGGCAGCCACCGGTCGTGGAAGACGCGGCCACGGGAGCCGAGGAACGTGGACATGCTCCAGTCCTTCCGGGAGTGGGAATCTGGGGTCAGGCCGCCGGCTGCTGGGCAGGGGCGGCGAAGAAGTCGGCTACGGCGACGGATCCGGTGAAGACGCCGAAGAAGAGCTCGGTCCGTGCCGGGTCGTCGCGCAGGGCGAGCAGCAGCTGCTGCATCTGCGGGGTGGGTGGCTCGAGCGCGGCGCGCTGCCAGGTGAACTCGTACATCGCCATCACCGCGTCGTTGCGCCGCTGCTCGTATCCGACCAGTGCGGCATGCATCGCCCGCGGGTCGCGCAGGCCGGTGTCGATGGCGTCGGTGAGCAGTTCGGCGTGGTGGAACGCGTCGGTGATCCCCTGCGCGGTGCAGGGGTCCTTGACGTAGCCGGCGTCGCCGACCAGCGCCCATCCGCGGCCGTAGGGCCTGCGGAAGAACCCGGGGGTGGCGGCGCCGATCCACCGCTCCTCGCGCCGGCCGGCGCGGACCCGTTCGGCCAGGTCCGGCGCGACCTCGTCGAGCGTCCGGGCGTAGTGCCCGGCGATGTCGGCGCGGGCGGCGCGGAACGCGTCCACCGGCAGGCTGATGCTCACGACGGTGAGGTCGTCGTGGGTGGGGACGGTGACGACCGACCGGTAGGGCCGCGAGTACAGGGTGGCGGCGGGGGCGACGGGCACGCCGCTCCAGTACGTGAAGTAGATGCCCTGGCGGGCAGGTCGCTCGTGGTAGGTGGGGGCGTCGACCATCCGCGCCACCGTCGAGCGCATGCCGTCCGCGCCGATGACGATCGCGGCCCTCGCCTCGACGGTGCGGCCACGGACCCGGCCGCGGATCCCCCGGACGGTCTCCCCGTCGCCGGTGCGCAGCAGCCCGTCGACCGTGCACCCCTCCCACAGCTCGGCACCCGCCCGCGTCGCGGCCTCGACGAGGATGCCGTCGAGGATCCTGCGGCGCGGGGCGTAGGCCTCCGCGACGCCGCCGGCGGGCGGGAAGCGGCCGGTCAGGGCGAACGGGCCGACGTCGATCGTCCCGGAGGTCAGCGCCGGGCAGCCGGTGCGGGCGAGCTCGTCGCGCAGCCCCCACCGCTCGAGCGCGGCGACTCCGGGCGGCCACACGAGGTGGTTGGACAGGGGCATGTCGCTCGGGAACGTGGCCCGGTCGACCAGCAGTACGCGATGGCCCCGGCGGGCCAGCAGCATCGCGGTGGCTGCACCGCCGCAGCGGGCGCCCACGACGATCGCGTCATAGGAGTGGTTGTCGGACATGCGGACCACGTTGGCGCACGCTCCTGTCGATCCGGTGTCGTCGCGCTGTCGCCGTCGGCGTGCCAGACTCGAGCCCGCTGCGCCGAGGTGACCGATGCTGTTCCGGGTGCTGGGCCCGCTCGAGGTCGAGGCTGACACGGGCCCCGTCGCGTTGACGGGGGCCCGGTCGCGCGCGCTGCTCACCGCGCTCCTGCTGCAGCCTGGCACCGTCGTGCCGGCACACCGGCTGATCGCCGCGCTGTGGGGCGAGCGGCTGCCGGAGGACGCGTCCAACGCCCTGCACCAGGTGGTCGGCCGCCTGCGCAGGCAGCTGGGGGACGATGTCGTGGCCACCGGTCCCGCCGGCTACCGCCTGGCGCGCGACCCGGCAGCCGTCGACGCCGAACGCTTCGAGGCCGACTACCGGGCCGCGCGACGGATCGCACCCGAGGACCCGGCGGCGGCCGAGGCGCTGCTGGACAGGGCACTCGGGCTGTGGCGAGGACCGGCCTACGGCGAGTTCGCCGACGGGTTCGCCCGCGCGCCCGCGGCGAGACTCGAGGAGCTGCGAATCGCGGCGCTCGAGGACCGGGTGGCCCTCCTGCTCCGGCGGGGCGACTCCGGGGCCGTCTCCCGGGCCCGGGACCTGACGGCGCAGGAGCCGCTGCGCGAGCGGCCGGTCGAGCTGCTCATGCGCGCCCTGCACGCGGGCGGGCGGACGGCCGAGGCGCTCGACGTATACCGCCGGCACCGGGAGCTCCTCGCCGCCGAGCTCGGGCTGGATCCCGCGCCCGGCCTCCGCGAGCTGGAGAGCGCCCTCCTGCGCGGCGCCGTCCGCGCGCCGGCGCCCCCGCCGGCACCACCACCCACAGCGACGCGACCACCGCGCCGCGACCTGCCCTGGCGGCCGGGCCCGCTGCTGGGCCGCGAACGCGATCTGCACCTCCTCGTCGGGTGCCTGGCGAAGCAGCGGCTCGTCACGCTGGTCGGACCCGGTGGCGTGGGAAAGACGCGGCTCGCCTTGGAGGCGGCCCACCGGCTCGCCGTCGACCGCCAGGTGTGGTGGGCCGACCTCGTCACGGTCAGCCCCCAGCGCGTGTCCGACGCACTGGCCGAGGCCGCCGGGATCGAGGTCCCGCGCTCCGCGGACCCGGCGGGCTCCTTGTGCGCGGCTCTCGCCGGACACCGCGGCGTGCTGTGCCTCGACAACGCCGAGCACCTCCTGCAGACCCTCGCGCCCGTGGTCGAGCGTCTCGCCGACGCTGCCCCGGACCTGGCCATCCTCGCCACCAGCCGCGAACGGATCGCCGTCGCGCCGGAGCACGTGCACCTCCTGGCCCCGCTGCCGCTCCCCGCGGACGACGACCGGGACAACCCGGCGGTGCGGCTGTTCGTCGACCGCACCCCTGGGTTGGAGGCGGCGTCGCTGTCCGACGACGACGTCCGCGTCGTCTCCGGGCTGTGCCGCCGGCTCGACGGGCTGCCGCTCGCCATCGAGCTCGGCGCGGCGCGGGCGGCCACGTTCGGCCTGCACGAGCTCGCCGCCCGCCTCGACGAGCGGCTCGAGCTGCTGGCCGGGGCACGCCGCACGGCCGCGGCGCGCCACCGCACGCTCCGCGCCCTCGTCGACTGGTCGTACGGCCTGCTCACCGAGGACGAGGCACGACTCTTCACCCGGCTCGC
This window harbors:
- a CDS encoding sensor histidine kinase, with translation MIDTGHLAQRWRRLPVPLRDAPLALLLAAAALVPEVNSNGTQIGGLPTRPMDLLTVAVVALECLPLVVRRRWPALSLALVFLGFAADQVLGYHTVAGTALPIALLSTAAHLEHHRRTTAVLASAAYVLMVIALTLRGAPEGVLGYVTFYLALALAWGAGVWLRQSRVAEVERRLHVADAARATERTRIAGELHDVVTHHVTAMVVQAEAARYLTAQPDRLDQTLTIVTETGRKAISDLRHLLDLLDPDQGPRARTPTVGELHDLVEQTRRAGQPVEFTEEGRPPAGIGSAEMIVYRVVQESLTNALKHAHGSSTTVDVRHGEGEIAVEIGTDGTGSAVASPGGSGRGLAGLRERVGVLGGEFSAGHRDGGGFVVRARIPVQSTS
- a CDS encoding alpha/beta fold hydrolase, with the protein product MSTFLGSRGRVFHDRWLPDGPARTTVVLIHGYGEHLGLYDALARRLAADGHAVHAFDVVGHGRSDGARAVIESWDHLVDDARHLAALAREQHPGTPLVVIGHSGGAVAATLLALRSAELADALVLSGAPVSPLEWVDAELALGRDETESGEPPEFLSTHPDYVHALLHDPLTWKGGFRREMLLALRATWPEIDAGLAAGRPDVPVLLVHGEADPIVPVADAHAVARRLPRATVRTFPGDLHDVLNEHDRDVVHDVVAAFLDTAVAPRAVAR
- a CDS encoding CPBP family intramembrane glutamic endopeptidase gives rise to the protein MRLVIQLAVVAAIALAGSTLVSAVASNPPLTLIVGLVTAAAALLGYRWVVRRTEHRATDELSRTGAVSALARGTLIGVGLFASVILNIAFLDGYRVLGWGSPAGAIALVGFMAAAAVTEELIFRGILFRIIEQWTGTWTALVLTAALFGLSHLFNPHATVWGALAIAVEAGAMLAAAYAATRTLWFPIGLHFGWNCAAGAIFSTEVSGNDTPDGLLHAVMNGPTALTGGEFGPEGSVYAVLFATVLTVVFLWLAHRRGRIVSRREARTAPRTTLAP
- a CDS encoding BTAD domain-containing putative transcriptional regulator, translated to MLFRVLGPLEVEADTGPVALTGARSRALLTALLLQPGTVVPAHRLIAALWGERLPEDASNALHQVVGRLRRQLGDDVVATGPAGYRLARDPAAVDAERFEADYRAARRIAPEDPAAAEALLDRALGLWRGPAYGEFADGFARAPAARLEELRIAALEDRVALLLRRGDSGAVSRARDLTAQEPLRERPVELLMRALHAGGRTAEALDVYRRHRELLAAELGLDPAPGLRELESALLRGAVRAPAPPPAPPPTATRPPRRDLPWRPGPLLGRERDLHLLVGCLAKQRLVTLVGPGGVGKTRLALEAAHRLAVDRQVWWADLVTVSPQRVSDALAEAAGIEVPRSADPAGSLCAALAGHRGVLCLDNAEHLLQTLAPVVERLADAAPDLAILATSRERIAVAPEHVHLLAPLPLPADDDRDNPAVRLFVDRTPGLEAASLSDDDVRVVSGLCRRLDGLPLAIELGAARAATFGLHELAARLDERLELLAGARRTAAARHRTLRALVDWSYGLLTEDEARLFTRLAVFPGSFTLVQAEAVGADERTAARSVPELLARLVEQSLVQSGQGRFWLLETLRVYAAERLDPADAHRLRARHAGDTAARLASLAPQLSTSDELAAVAAIAALGADLHAAWNHAVDHDRALAVQLAADVYDYAYHRQRRDLLEWGLVVSTWDVEHPKLPIALAAAAAAAWSAGRLSAAQAFADRAAADDAPSVARAVNQCANLANFDGRTDEAVARFSAAAALHRAAGESVRALACEISISLALSYSGRFAAAAARMPDLLERADAAGNPSTLAWAHFVTGEAEVDTDQARAAYAAAAEHAARVDNRLFGNLARTSTLRLAIRHGRADVALTDASRVVDEWEDLRNEAAQWSVLLIVAVLLVRVGASRAGAVLAGAVLAARDRQVSIARDGALLHDAIERVRDRLGTAPTEQALAEGARLPAATAVAHARREIRTALRILDAPGAAVAEV
- a CDS encoding MFS transporter, producing the protein MSVEVGDRAGTREWLGLTVLLLPTALLFVAQTVLFLATPHIAADLRPSSDQLLWVNDVYGFAMAGLLVAMGTIGDRVGRRRVLLLGAVVFGVGSVVAAFAPSIGVLIAARALMGVGAAAVMPSTLSLVPNMFKDPRQRATAVGMWAASVSVGVAIGPLLGGLLLESFWWGAALLIGVPVMALVVILAPLLVAEYKAPDAAGQRMPDVLSVLLSMAALLPFVYGIKDYAKSGLTVTAVVTTLVGIAFGVVFVRRQLGLDTPLLDVRLFRNRSFSGALGVWLLSAIALGGIYLLFTQYLQQVAGLSPLAAGLWILPAALMLVVVSTVSPIVARKVRPAYVVAVGALFSMAGYVLLTQVDSVAGLPLLITGFYLLYPGIAPTMALTTELVMSATPPEKQGAASAVSSTSIDLGVSLGIAVMGSIGTAVYHATVPSGLPAQAADSLSGALNEASTMSGDAAQSLVATAREAFTSGLNVAGVVAAVLVAGAALLAVTLLRHVPPASVPANEPDGAATVSA
- a CDS encoding response regulator — protein: MTAPVRVLVCDDQALIRTGFATIIDAQPDLEVVGECGDGRAAVELAGRLHPDVVVMDVRMPVLDGIEATRLLAGAGVASPVKVLVVTTFNLDEYVYEALRAGASGFLLKDAPPAQLLHGIRTVASGAALLAPEVTRQLVGRYAARIRPQESAPDDVPLTPRELEVLRLIADGRSNSEIAATLVISQETVKTYVSRILTKLDLRDRVQAVVYAYRRGLVT
- a CDS encoding NAD(P)/FAD-dependent oxidoreductase, giving the protein MSDNHSYDAIVVGARCGGAATAMLLARRGHRVLLVDRATFPSDMPLSNHLVWPPGVAALERWGLRDELARTGCPALTSGTIDVGPFALTGRFPPAGGVAEAYAPRRRILDGILVEAATRAGAELWEGCTVDGLLRTGDGETVRGIRGRVRGRTVEARAAIVIGADGMRSTVARMVDAPTYHERPARQGIYFTYWSGVPVAPAATLYSRPYRSVVTVPTHDDLTVVSISLPVDAFRAARADIAGHYARTLDEVAPDLAERVRAGRREERWIGAATPGFFRRPYGRGWALVGDAGYVKDPCTAQGITDAFHHAELLTDAIDTGLRDPRAMHAALVGYEQRRNDAVMAMYEFTWQRAALEPPTPQMQQLLLALRDDPARTELFFGVFTGSVAVADFFAAPAQQPAA